One Oncorhynchus kisutch isolate 150728-3 linkage group LG13, Okis_V2, whole genome shotgun sequence DNA window includes the following coding sequences:
- the LOC109901874 gene encoding Krueppel-like factor 10 isoform X2, with protein sequence MRKCMSSFVERHNNSDTVEVDELYYPGSQNHEESQCHPMAVGDMEAVEALMFMNTHWKARTSRSFKHRQFRPLTPSPDFSEDDSHLSFDPAEVCESLCITPPYSPPNFEAIHSHPAPETVQTSWCQRHNPQPAQQGLTQSQMVSQPRSQATSVIRHTADAQHCSWSICPAAPLEQRLNQPLPPQPQPSPDSINNPLADRLSGRGSKGNMTPLDSSAEPAAIQAPVTVTLPASVGKFHQPTSVSPVNCRVSPVPVYCQILPAVPIATNSHIPMVTTTMVAATSHQQQSATVGPPSVFFMGDQVTKGPIIFLVPRPVVGIQPSVLTSGGTKLPAIAPAPGFTSVVQRSSLQPAEVSRVRSHICPHEDCGKTYFKSSHLKAHMRTHTGEKPFKCRWEGCERRFARSDELSRHRRIHTGEKRFACPMCHSRFMRSDHLAKHARRHLATKKVPCWQMGVCHSSDVTHAVFSAPFLRPLPRINSCLKDTVE encoded by the exons ATGAGAAAATGTATGTCGTCCTTTGTCGAGCGCCACAACAAT AGTGACACCGTGGAAGTTGATGAGCTGTACTATCCTGGCAGTCAGAACCATGAAGAGTCCCAGTGTCACCCTATGGCCGTGGGAGACATGGAGGCGGTGGAGGCTCTTATGTTTATGAACACCCACTGGAAAGCCAGGACTTCCAGGAGCTTCAAGCATAGACAGTTCCGACCTCTGACCCCTTCCCCTGACTTCTCAGAGGATGACTCTCATCTCTCATTTGACCCGGCTGAGGTTTGTGAGTCTCTG TGTATAACCCCGCCATACAGCCCGCCAAACTTTGAGGCCATTCACAGTCATCCTGCTCCAGAGACAGTACAGACCTCCTGGTGCCAGAGACATAACCCACAGCCAGCACAGCAGGGCTTGACACAGTCACAGATGGTCAGCCAGCCCCGATCACAGGCCACCAGTGTGATCCGTCACACTGCAGACGCACAGCACTGCAGCTGGAGCATCTGTCCAGCCGCCCCCCTGGAGCAAAGACTAAACCAACCCCTgcctccccagccccagccaagCCCAGACAGCATCAACAACCCCCTGGCAGATAGGCTATCTGGCAGGGGCTCCAAAGGGAACATGACACCCCTTGACTCCTCTGCTGAACCGGCTGCCATCCAGGCTCCAGTTACTGTAACTCTGCCAGCCTCTGTTGGTAAATTCCACCAACCTACATCGGTGTCCCCTGTCAACTGTAGGGTTTCTCCTGTTCCGGTTTATTGCCAGATACTACCTGCTGTGCCAATTGCAACGAACAGTCATATTCCAATGGTTACCACCACCATGGTGGCGGCAACCAGTCACCAACAACAGTCAGCAACAGTTggtcctccttcagtcttcttcaTGGGTGACCAGGTGACAAAGGGCCCTATCATCTTCTTGGTTCCCCGGCCAGTTGTCGGGATCCAGCCGTCAGTGCTGACATCTGGTGGCACCAAGCTGCCAGCCATCGCCCCAGCGCCAGGCTTTACCTCAGTGGTCCAGCGGAGCAGCCTACAGCCTGCTGAGGTGTCCAGAGTCCGCAGCCATATCTGCCCCCACGAGGACTGTGGCAAGACCTACTTTAAGAGCTCCCACCTCAAGGCTCACATGAGGACTCACACAG GTGAGAAACCTTTCAAATGCAGGTGGGAAGGCTGTGAGAGACGCTTCGCTCGATCCGATGAGCTATCACGCCACCGTAGAATCCACACGGGAGAGAAGCGTTTCGCCTGCCCCATGTGCCACAGCCGCTTCATGCGTAGCGACCACCTGGCCAAGCACGCCCGTCGACACCTGGCCACTAAGAAGGTGCCCTGTTGGCAGATGGGAGTCTGTCACAGCAGTGATGTTACACATGCAGTGTTTTCAGCACCGTTTCTTCGTCCTCTGCCCAGAATAAACTCTTGCCTTAAAGACACTGTAGAATAA
- the LOC109901874 gene encoding Krueppel-like factor 10 isoform X4: MRKCMSSFVERHNNSDTVEVDELYYPGSQNHEESQCHPMAVGDMEAVEALMFMNTHWKARTSRSFKHRQFRPLTPSPDFSEDDSHLSFDPAECITPPYSPPNFEAIHSHPAPETVQTSWCQRHNPQPAQQGLTQSQMVSQPRSQATSVIRHTADAQHCSWSICPAAPLEQRLNQPLPPQPQPSPDSINNPLADRLSGRGSKGNMTPLDSSAEPAAIQAPVTVTLPASVGKFHQPTSVSPVNCRVSPVPVYCQILPAVPIATNSHIPMVTTTMVAATSHQQQSATVGPPSVFFMGDQVTKGPIIFLVPRPVVGIQPSVLTSGGTKLPAIAPAPGFTSVVQRSSLQPAEVSRVRSHICPHEDCGKTYFKSSHLKAHMRTHTGEKPFKCRWEGCERRFARSDELSRHRRIHTGEKRFACPMCHSRFMRSDHLAKHARRHLATKKVPCWQMGVCHSSDVTHAVFSAPFLRPLPRINSCLKDTVE, translated from the exons ATGAGAAAATGTATGTCGTCCTTTGTCGAGCGCCACAACAAT AGTGACACCGTGGAAGTTGATGAGCTGTACTATCCTGGCAGTCAGAACCATGAAGAGTCCCAGTGTCACCCTATGGCCGTGGGAGACATGGAGGCGGTGGAGGCTCTTATGTTTATGAACACCCACTGGAAAGCCAGGACTTCCAGGAGCTTCAAGCATAGACAGTTCCGACCTCTGACCCCTTCCCCTGACTTCTCAGAGGATGACTCTCATCTCTCATTTGACCCGGCTGAG TGTATAACCCCGCCATACAGCCCGCCAAACTTTGAGGCCATTCACAGTCATCCTGCTCCAGAGACAGTACAGACCTCCTGGTGCCAGAGACATAACCCACAGCCAGCACAGCAGGGCTTGACACAGTCACAGATGGTCAGCCAGCCCCGATCACAGGCCACCAGTGTGATCCGTCACACTGCAGACGCACAGCACTGCAGCTGGAGCATCTGTCCAGCCGCCCCCCTGGAGCAAAGACTAAACCAACCCCTgcctccccagccccagccaagCCCAGACAGCATCAACAACCCCCTGGCAGATAGGCTATCTGGCAGGGGCTCCAAAGGGAACATGACACCCCTTGACTCCTCTGCTGAACCGGCTGCCATCCAGGCTCCAGTTACTGTAACTCTGCCAGCCTCTGTTGGTAAATTCCACCAACCTACATCGGTGTCCCCTGTCAACTGTAGGGTTTCTCCTGTTCCGGTTTATTGCCAGATACTACCTGCTGTGCCAATTGCAACGAACAGTCATATTCCAATGGTTACCACCACCATGGTGGCGGCAACCAGTCACCAACAACAGTCAGCAACAGTTggtcctccttcagtcttcttcaTGGGTGACCAGGTGACAAAGGGCCCTATCATCTTCTTGGTTCCCCGGCCAGTTGTCGGGATCCAGCCGTCAGTGCTGACATCTGGTGGCACCAAGCTGCCAGCCATCGCCCCAGCGCCAGGCTTTACCTCAGTGGTCCAGCGGAGCAGCCTACAGCCTGCTGAGGTGTCCAGAGTCCGCAGCCATATCTGCCCCCACGAGGACTGTGGCAAGACCTACTTTAAGAGCTCCCACCTCAAGGCTCACATGAGGACTCACACAG GTGAGAAACCTTTCAAATGCAGGTGGGAAGGCTGTGAGAGACGCTTCGCTCGATCCGATGAGCTATCACGCCACCGTAGAATCCACACGGGAGAGAAGCGTTTCGCCTGCCCCATGTGCCACAGCCGCTTCATGCGTAGCGACCACCTGGCCAAGCACGCCCGTCGACACCTGGCCACTAAGAAGGTGCCCTGTTGGCAGATGGGAGTCTGTCACAGCAGTGATGTTACACATGCAGTGTTTTCAGCACCGTTTCTTCGTCCTCTGCCCAGAATAAACTCTTGCCTTAAAGACACTGTAGAATAA
- the LOC109901874 gene encoding Krueppel-like factor 10 isoform X6 translates to MRKCMSSFVERHNNSDTVEVDELYYPGSQNHEESQCHPMAVGDMEAVEALMFMNTHWKARTSRSFKHRQFRPLTPSPDFSEDDSHLSFDPAEVCESLCITPPYSPPNFEAIHSHPAPETVQTSWCQRHNPQPAQQGLTQSQMVSQPRSQATSVIRHTADAQHCSWSICPAAPLEQRLNQPLPPQPQPSPDSINNPLADRLSGRGSKGNMTPLDSSAEPAAIQAPVTVTLPASVGKFHQPTSVSPVNCRVSPVPVYCQILPAVPIATNSHIPMVTTTMVAATSHQQQSATVGPPSVFFMGDQVTKGPIIFLVPRPVVGIQPSVLTSGGTKLPAIAPAPGFTSVVQRSSLQPAEVSRVRSHICPHEDCGKTYFKSSHLKAHMRTHTATTFKDLLTYRNNKVR, encoded by the exons ATGAGAAAATGTATGTCGTCCTTTGTCGAGCGCCACAACAAT AGTGACACCGTGGAAGTTGATGAGCTGTACTATCCTGGCAGTCAGAACCATGAAGAGTCCCAGTGTCACCCTATGGCCGTGGGAGACATGGAGGCGGTGGAGGCTCTTATGTTTATGAACACCCACTGGAAAGCCAGGACTTCCAGGAGCTTCAAGCATAGACAGTTCCGACCTCTGACCCCTTCCCCTGACTTCTCAGAGGATGACTCTCATCTCTCATTTGACCCGGCTGAGGTTTGTGAGTCTCTG TGTATAACCCCGCCATACAGCCCGCCAAACTTTGAGGCCATTCACAGTCATCCTGCTCCAGAGACAGTACAGACCTCCTGGTGCCAGAGACATAACCCACAGCCAGCACAGCAGGGCTTGACACAGTCACAGATGGTCAGCCAGCCCCGATCACAGGCCACCAGTGTGATCCGTCACACTGCAGACGCACAGCACTGCAGCTGGAGCATCTGTCCAGCCGCCCCCCTGGAGCAAAGACTAAACCAACCCCTgcctccccagccccagccaagCCCAGACAGCATCAACAACCCCCTGGCAGATAGGCTATCTGGCAGGGGCTCCAAAGGGAACATGACACCCCTTGACTCCTCTGCTGAACCGGCTGCCATCCAGGCTCCAGTTACTGTAACTCTGCCAGCCTCTGTTGGTAAATTCCACCAACCTACATCGGTGTCCCCTGTCAACTGTAGGGTTTCTCCTGTTCCGGTTTATTGCCAGATACTACCTGCTGTGCCAATTGCAACGAACAGTCATATTCCAATGGTTACCACCACCATGGTGGCGGCAACCAGTCACCAACAACAGTCAGCAACAGTTggtcctccttcagtcttcttcaTGGGTGACCAGGTGACAAAGGGCCCTATCATCTTCTTGGTTCCCCGGCCAGTTGTCGGGATCCAGCCGTCAGTGCTGACATCTGGTGGCACCAAGCTGCCAGCCATCGCCCCAGCGCCAGGCTTTACCTCAGTGGTCCAGCGGAGCAGCCTACAGCCTGCTGAGGTGTCCAGAGTCCGCAGCCATATCTGCCCCCACGAGGACTGTGGCAAGACCTACTTTAAGAGCTCCCACCTCAAGGCTCACATGAGGACTCACACAG CCACAACGTTCAAAGACCTCCTTACATACCGTAACAACAAGGTCAG GTGA
- the LOC109901874 gene encoding Krueppel-like factor 10 isoform X5: MRKCMSSFVERHNNSDTVEVDELYYPGSQNHEESQCHPMAVGDMEAVEALMFMNTHWKARTSRSFKHRQFRPLTPSPDFSEDDSHLSFDPAEVCESLCITPPYSPPNFEAIHSHPAPETVQTSWCQRHNPQPAQQGLTQSQMVSQPRSQATSVIRHTADAQHCSWSICPAAPLEQRLNQPLPPQPQPSPDSINNPLADRLSGRGSKGNMTPLDSSAEPAAIQAPVTVTLPASVGKFHQPTSVSPVNCRVSPVPVYCQILPAVPIATNSHIPMVTTTMVAATSHQQQSATVGPPSVFFMGDQVTKGPIIFLVPRPVVGIQPSVLTSGGTKLPAIAPAPGFTSVVQRSSLQPAEVSRVRSHICPHEDCGKTYFKSSHLKAHMRTHTATTFKDLLTYRNNKVR, encoded by the exons ATGAGAAAATGTATGTCGTCCTTTGTCGAGCGCCACAACAAT AGTGACACCGTGGAAGTTGATGAGCTGTACTATCCTGGCAGTCAGAACCATGAAGAGTCCCAGTGTCACCCTATGGCCGTGGGAGACATGGAGGCGGTGGAGGCTCTTATGTTTATGAACACCCACTGGAAAGCCAGGACTTCCAGGAGCTTCAAGCATAGACAGTTCCGACCTCTGACCCCTTCCCCTGACTTCTCAGAGGATGACTCTCATCTCTCATTTGACCCGGCTGAGGTTTGTGAGTCTCTG TGTATAACCCCGCCATACAGCCCGCCAAACTTTGAGGCCATTCACAGTCATCCTGCTCCAGAGACAGTACAGACCTCCTGGTGCCAGAGACATAACCCACAGCCAGCACAGCAGGGCTTGACACAGTCACAGATGGTCAGCCAGCCCCGATCACAGGCCACCAGTGTGATCCGTCACACTGCAGACGCACAGCACTGCAGCTGGAGCATCTGTCCAGCCGCCCCCCTGGAGCAAAGACTAAACCAACCCCTgcctccccagccccagccaagCCCAGACAGCATCAACAACCCCCTGGCAGATAGGCTATCTGGCAGGGGCTCCAAAGGGAACATGACACCCCTTGACTCCTCTGCTGAACCGGCTGCCATCCAGGCTCCAGTTACTGTAACTCTGCCAGCCTCTGTTGGTAAATTCCACCAACCTACATCGGTGTCCCCTGTCAACTGTAGGGTTTCTCCTGTTCCGGTTTATTGCCAGATACTACCTGCTGTGCCAATTGCAACGAACAGTCATATTCCAATGGTTACCACCACCATGGTGGCGGCAACCAGTCACCAACAACAGTCAGCAACAGTTggtcctccttcagtcttcttcaTGGGTGACCAGGTGACAAAGGGCCCTATCATCTTCTTGGTTCCCCGGCCAGTTGTCGGGATCCAGCCGTCAGTGCTGACATCTGGTGGCACCAAGCTGCCAGCCATCGCCCCAGCGCCAGGCTTTACCTCAGTGGTCCAGCGGAGCAGCCTACAGCCTGCTGAGGTGTCCAGAGTCCGCAGCCATATCTGCCCCCACGAGGACTGTGGCAAGACCTACTTTAAGAGCTCCCACCTCAAGGCTCACATGAGGACTCACACAG CCACAACGTTCAAAGACCTCCTTACATACCGTAACAACAAGGTCAGGTAA